A single window of Thalassoroseus pseudoceratinae DNA harbors:
- a CDS encoding LysR family transcriptional regulator yields the protein MELDQLRYFLQVAEKSNFTRAAEELQISQSALSRSIQKLEEELGQPVFERKTRAVTLTDAGVLLQSRARQVLSLLADTKAEINDDGQSGCVRVGAIPTIAPFFLPKILRVFSKTYPKASLVVQENTTDQLLKSCTQGEIDLAIVALPIPAKYLEVEPLFDEELFLVLPPEHPLVEQPNIRIGDVEPYPFVLLDEAHCLSDNIVTFCRQRSFLPVTVERTSQLAMVQELVSLSHGVSLIPAMARQRDDSDRRVYRSLADPKPTRTVAVAWNPYRFQSRLLKAFREHLAQHGR from the coding sequence GTGGAGTTGGATCAGTTGCGATACTTCTTGCAAGTTGCCGAAAAGAGCAACTTCACGCGAGCGGCGGAGGAGTTGCAAATCTCGCAGTCGGCGTTGAGTCGGTCGATTCAGAAACTCGAGGAGGAACTTGGGCAACCGGTCTTTGAGCGGAAAACGCGAGCGGTCACGTTGACGGATGCCGGTGTGTTGCTGCAAAGTCGTGCTCGGCAAGTTCTTTCACTCTTGGCAGACACGAAGGCCGAGATCAACGACGATGGCCAGAGTGGTTGTGTCCGCGTGGGAGCGATTCCCACCATTGCACCATTTTTCTTGCCGAAGATTCTCCGTGTGTTCTCGAAAACGTACCCGAAAGCGAGTCTTGTGGTTCAGGAGAACACGACTGATCAACTTCTCAAGAGTTGCACCCAAGGGGAAATTGACCTGGCCATCGTTGCGTTGCCGATTCCCGCGAAGTATCTGGAAGTCGAGCCACTGTTCGATGAGGAATTGTTCCTGGTGTTGCCGCCCGAGCATCCGCTGGTCGAACAGCCGAACATTCGGATCGGTGATGTGGAACCGTACCCGTTCGTCCTGCTGGATGAAGCTCACTGTCTGTCGGACAATATCGTGACGTTCTGTCGGCAGCGGTCATTCTTGCCGGTGACGGTGGAACGCACGAGTCAACTGGCGATGGTTCAGGAGTTGGTTTCGTTGTCGCATGGTGTCTCGTTGATTCCGGCAATGGCGAGACAACGCGATGACAGCGACCGCCGCGTTTACCGTTCCCTCGCCGATCCCAAACCAACACGCACCGTTGCTGTGGCGTGGAATCCATATCGCTTTCAGAGTCGCCTTCTGAAAGCCTTTCGCGAGCACCTCGCACAGCATGGCCGATGA
- a CDS encoding TolC family protein, which yields MTDTWSQCQKLGRRVRTLGLCFGLSVVGCASPEWDRRSDDSAARVMSSASESLKRLPSCRPVSASKDAKTSTVEQTAATGLPTVPAPDVVPSQDVVPSASGFSVDFGEVLQIAGRENPRIHFAQNRIAEAYADLEQAEVLWLPSIRMGLSYSRHDGPLQRADGDVIDVSRSATYQGFGARAIGSGPPAIPGLLASFHLADAWIQPEIAEQRVAARQYAATAENNDVLLDASLAYLKLLEAHQRHAIAVDTLQRAEQLAQLTAKYANEGLAPQSDADRAQTELTMRQTLVERATEDINVATVRLAQVLSLDGITELAPREPSLTPFELVSPQRDRHELVAVGLSNRPELAQSRHLVGMACEQLRREQAAPLVPSVILGMSYGGFGGGRNSDVINYSDRFDVDVMAYWEVRNLGFGEQAARHKASAQIHQAQSDQVRLMDQIAREVLESHAQVDARQRQIAIVEGGISSAQAAYERDMLRIREGQGLPIEALQSLRAFDTIRREYLRTLVDYNEAQFRLNRALGWPSSI from the coding sequence ATGACCGATACGTGGAGTCAGTGCCAAAAATTGGGGCGACGGGTTCGCACTCTCGGACTGTGCTTCGGACTGTCGGTTGTCGGGTGTGCCTCTCCGGAGTGGGATCGGCGTTCCGATGACTCGGCGGCTCGAGTGATGTCTTCAGCGTCGGAGTCGCTCAAGCGTCTGCCAAGTTGTCGCCCGGTGTCGGCATCAAAAGACGCCAAAACTTCCACGGTCGAGCAAACCGCTGCAACCGGACTCCCCACGGTTCCCGCCCCCGATGTCGTACCTTCGCAAGACGTGGTGCCATCGGCATCCGGGTTCTCCGTCGACTTTGGCGAAGTGCTGCAAATCGCTGGACGTGAAAATCCTCGAATTCATTTCGCTCAGAACCGCATTGCCGAAGCGTACGCGGACCTCGAACAGGCGGAAGTCTTGTGGTTGCCGTCGATCCGAATGGGACTCAGCTACAGCCGACACGATGGCCCTCTGCAGCGTGCCGACGGTGATGTGATCGACGTCAGTCGCAGCGCGACATACCAGGGCTTCGGGGCACGAGCGATCGGTTCTGGTCCGCCGGCCATTCCCGGTTTGTTGGCGTCGTTCCATCTTGCCGATGCGTGGATTCAACCGGAAATTGCCGAACAACGTGTCGCTGCTCGCCAATACGCTGCGACCGCTGAAAACAACGATGTCCTGCTGGATGCATCGCTGGCTTACCTCAAGTTGCTCGAAGCTCATCAGCGACATGCCATTGCGGTTGATACTCTCCAGCGTGCGGAACAATTGGCCCAACTGACGGCCAAGTACGCCAACGAAGGTCTCGCACCGCAATCCGACGCTGACCGTGCTCAAACCGAACTGACAATGCGGCAGACACTCGTCGAGCGAGCCACCGAAGACATCAACGTCGCGACTGTGCGGTTGGCTCAGGTGTTGAGTTTGGACGGCATCACCGAATTGGCCCCCCGCGAACCATCACTCACGCCGTTCGAATTGGTGTCACCACAGCGAGATCGCCACGAGTTAGTTGCTGTTGGGCTGTCCAACCGACCGGAACTTGCACAGAGTCGGCACTTGGTTGGCATGGCCTGCGAACAACTTCGCCGGGAGCAAGCCGCTCCGTTGGTGCCGAGCGTGATTCTCGGCATGAGTTACGGCGGTTTCGGCGGCGGACGAAACTCCGACGTGATCAACTACAGCGACCGCTTCGATGTGGACGTGATGGCCTACTGGGAAGTGAGAAATCTCGGTTTCGGCGAGCAAGCTGCCAGACACAAAGCGTCCGCACAGATTCATCAAGCCCAGTCCGATCAGGTGCGGCTGATGGATCAGATCGCACGAGAAGTGTTGGAGTCGCATGCCCAAGTCGATGCGAGACAACGTCAAATCGCGATCGTCGAAGGCGGAATTTCGTCCGCTCAAGCTGCCTACGAACGGGACATGCTCCGAATTCGCGAAGGCCAAGGGCTACCGATCGAAGCGTTGCAGTCCCTGCGTGCGTTCGACACGATCCGTCGGGAATATCTCCGCACGCTTGTGGATTACAACGAAGCCCAATTCCGTTTGAATCGGGCCCTTGGTTGGCCGAGTTCAATTTGA
- the katG gene encoding catalase/peroxidase HPI has translation MFRKRFLTSWITGVAVLGIATSLFGQQPKNTTQDSELSELNDDSGNAGTENKQTGAAAQCPVMGSLAPPSQRNTAGGFMGNGDWWPNQLNLNILHQNSLKSNPMGEDFDYSEEFEKLDLAAVKKDLKKLMTTSQDWWPADYGHYGPLFIRMAWHSAGTYRVSDGRGGASDGTQRFAPLNSWPDNANLDKARRLLWPIKQKYGRKISWADLMILAGNCALESMGFETLGFAGGREDVWEPQQDVYWGPESKWLGGKRYSEESGKLESPLAATQMGLIYVNPEGPKGEPDPLAAAKAIRATFHNMAMNDEETIALIAGGHTFGKAHGASDPGKYVGAEPEGASIEQQGLGWKNKYKSGKGGDTITSGLEGAWTTTPAEWSHDYFEHLFGYEWKLIEGPGGAHQWTPVEEEAQGTVPDAHDLTKTHAPMMFTTDIALKEDPGFRKISKRFHENPKEFEKAFAKAWYKLTHRDMGPVSRCLGPEVAEPQLFQDPVPEVDHELVNQKDIAALKKSLLNSDLSISDLVTTAWASASTFRGTDNRGGANGARIRLAPQKDWPVNQPAKLAKVLAKLEKVQQDFNAKQTGDKEVSLADVIVLGGCAAIEEAAKKAGHDVTVPFVPGRTDATDEMTDAESFAPLEPKADGFRNYQGKGLERPTEEALVDQANMLTLTAPEMTALIGGMRVLGTTVGYPTLGRLTETPGQLTNDFFVNLLDMNLEWQKSQMCDHFFEGRDRETGNVKWIGSRVDLVFGSNSQLRAIAEVYASDDAEEKFVNDFVQAWAKVMHLDRFDLDRSQRTGTKPLALGSR, from the coding sequence ATGTTCCGAAAACGATTTTTGACCTCCTGGATAACGGGCGTGGCGGTGCTGGGTATCGCGACGTCGTTGTTTGGTCAGCAACCGAAGAACACGACTCAAGATTCTGAGCTTTCGGAGCTCAACGACGATTCCGGAAATGCCGGCACGGAGAACAAACAGACGGGAGCTGCCGCTCAATGCCCCGTGATGGGATCGCTCGCACCGCCGAGCCAACGCAACACCGCTGGCGGTTTTATGGGCAACGGCGATTGGTGGCCGAACCAGCTGAACTTGAACATCCTCCATCAGAATTCGCTGAAGAGCAATCCGATGGGTGAGGATTTCGACTACTCCGAAGAGTTCGAAAAACTCGATCTCGCAGCGGTCAAAAAAGACCTCAAGAAGCTGATGACCACCTCACAAGATTGGTGGCCCGCCGATTACGGTCATTACGGCCCGTTGTTCATTCGAATGGCTTGGCACAGTGCGGGCACGTATCGGGTCAGCGACGGACGTGGTGGTGCCAGCGACGGCACACAACGTTTTGCACCGCTCAACAGTTGGCCGGACAACGCCAACCTCGACAAAGCTCGCCGATTGCTTTGGCCAATCAAACAGAAGTACGGTCGAAAGATCTCCTGGGCTGACCTGATGATTCTCGCAGGAAACTGTGCGTTGGAATCCATGGGCTTTGAAACACTCGGATTCGCCGGTGGACGTGAAGATGTCTGGGAACCGCAACAAGATGTTTATTGGGGACCGGAAAGCAAATGGCTTGGCGGCAAACGATACTCGGAGGAGAGTGGCAAACTCGAAAGCCCACTCGCGGCAACTCAGATGGGCTTAATCTACGTCAATCCGGAAGGTCCGAAGGGCGAACCAGACCCGTTGGCTGCCGCGAAAGCGATCCGTGCCACGTTCCACAACATGGCGATGAATGACGAAGAAACCATCGCGTTGATCGCTGGCGGTCATACGTTCGGAAAGGCCCACGGGGCTTCGGATCCTGGCAAATATGTCGGCGCTGAACCCGAAGGTGCCAGCATCGAACAGCAAGGGCTTGGTTGGAAAAACAAGTACAAGTCCGGCAAAGGCGGCGACACGATCACCAGCGGTTTGGAAGGTGCATGGACCACCACGCCGGCGGAATGGTCACACGATTACTTTGAACATCTCTTTGGCTACGAATGGAAACTCATCGAAGGACCCGGCGGCGCACACCAATGGACTCCGGTCGAGGAAGAAGCCCAAGGCACCGTGCCGGATGCCCACGACCTGACGAAAACGCACGCCCCAATGATGTTCACCACCGATATCGCGTTGAAAGAAGACCCCGGCTTCCGCAAGATTTCCAAACGCTTCCACGAGAACCCGAAGGAGTTCGAGAAAGCCTTCGCGAAAGCATGGTACAAGTTGACGCACCGGGACATGGGACCGGTTTCGCGATGTCTCGGTCCGGAAGTAGCCGAACCACAATTGTTCCAAGACCCGGTACCGGAAGTCGATCACGAATTGGTCAATCAGAAGGACATCGCGGCCCTGAAAAAGTCCTTGTTGAATTCGGACTTGTCAATTTCCGATCTTGTCACGACCGCATGGGCGTCCGCTTCGACGTTCCGCGGGACCGACAACCGTGGTGGAGCCAACGGGGCACGAATCCGACTGGCTCCGCAAAAAGATTGGCCCGTCAACCAACCGGCGAAACTCGCAAAGGTCTTAGCGAAGCTGGAGAAAGTTCAACAGGACTTCAATGCAAAGCAAACCGGCGATAAAGAAGTTTCACTCGCTGATGTAATCGTGTTGGGTGGGTGTGCTGCCATTGAGGAAGCGGCGAAGAAGGCCGGTCATGACGTGACGGTGCCATTTGTTCCCGGTCGGACTGATGCCACGGACGAAATGACCGATGCGGAATCGTTCGCACCCCTCGAACCCAAAGCCGACGGTTTCCGAAACTACCAAGGCAAAGGATTGGAGCGACCAACCGAAGAAGCCCTCGTCGACCAAGCCAATATGCTGACGTTGACCGCGCCGGAAATGACGGCACTCATCGGTGGCATGCGAGTCTTGGGAACAACCGTGGGCTACCCCACATTGGGTCGACTGACCGAAACCCCCGGTCAACTCACGAACGATTTCTTCGTGAACCTGCTGGACATGAATTTGGAATGGCAAAAGTCGCAAATGTGTGATCACTTCTTTGAAGGTCGTGATCGAGAAACTGGCAATGTGAAATGGATCGGGAGCCGTGTCGATTTGGTCTTCGGTTCCAACTCGCAATTGCGAGCGATCGC